A part of Vulpes vulpes isolate BD-2025 chromosome 15, VulVul3, whole genome shotgun sequence genomic DNA contains:
- the BNIP2 gene encoding BCL2/adenovirus E1B 19 kDa protein-interacting protein 2 isoform X1, with protein MEGVELKEEWQDEDFPIPLPEDDGMEADILAVTGPESQPEVNGNKVRKKLMAPDISLTLDPSDGSVLSDDLDESGEIDLDGLDTPSENSNEFEWEDDLPKPKTTEIIRKGSITEYTAAEEKEDGRRWRMFRIGEQDHRVDMKAIEPYKKVISHGGYYGDGLNAIVVFAVCFMPESGQPNYRYLMDNLFKYVIGTLELLVAENYMIVYLNGATTRRKMPSLGWLRKCYQQIDRRLRKNLKSLIIVHPSWFIRTLLAVTRPFISSKFSQKIRYVFNLAELAELVPMEYVGIPECIKQYEEEKLKKKQKRVDQELNGKQDEPKSEHIAGSSTVLPRTHFRPESGCPSIPNRVPTRG; from the exons ATGGAAGGTGTGGAACTTAAAGAAGAATGGCAAGATGAAGATTTTCCAAT ACCTTTACCAGAGGATGATGGTATGGAAGCAGATATTTTAGCTGTAACTGGACCAGAGAGCCAGCCTG AAGTTAATGGaaataaagtcagaaagaaaCTCATGGCTCCAGACATTAGCCTGACCCTGGATCCTAGCGATGGCTCTGTGCTGTCAGATGATTTGGATGAAAGTGGGGAGATTGACTTAGATGGCTTAGACACACCATCGGAGAACAGTAATGAATTTGAGTGGGAAG atGATCTTCCAAAACCCAAAACTACTGAAATTATTAGGAAAGGCTCAATTACTGAATACACAGcagcagaggaaaaagaagatggacGACGCTGGCGTATGTTCAGAATTGGAGAACAGGACCACAGGGTTGATATGAAGGCAATTGAACCCTATAAAAAAGTTATCAGCCATGGAG gATATTATGGGGATGGATTAAATGCCATTGTTGTGTTTGCTGTCTGTTTTATGCCTGAAAGTGGTCAACCTAACTATAGATACCTGATGGACAATCTCTTTAA GTATGTTATTGGCACTTTGGAGCTGTTAGTAGCAGAAAACTACATGATAGTTTATTTAAACGGTGCTACAACTCGAAGAAAAATGCCCAGCCTGGGATGGCTGAGGAAGTGCTATCAGCAAATTGATAGAAG GTTACGGAAAAACCTAAAATCACTAATCATTGTACATCCCTCATGGTTTATCAGAACACTTCTAGCTGTTACAAGACCCTTTATTAG cTCAAAATTCAGCCAAAAAATTAGATACGTCTTTAATTTGGCAGAACTAGCGGAACTTGTCCCCATGGAATATGTTGGCATACCAGAATGCATAAAAca GTATgaagaagaaaagttaaaaaagaaacaaaaaag AGTTGATCAAGAGCTTAATGGAAAACAAGATGAACCGAAAAGTGAACA
- the BNIP2 gene encoding BCL2/adenovirus E1B 19 kDa protein-interacting protein 2 isoform X3, whose product MEGVELKEEWQDEDFPIPLPEDDGMEADILAVTGPESQPEVNGNKVRKKLMAPDISLTLDPSDGSVLSDDLDESGEIDLDGLDTPSENSNEFEWEDDLPKPKTTEIIRKGSITEYTAAEEKEDGRRWRMFRIGEQDHRVDMKAIEPYKKVISHGGYYGDGLNAIVVFAVCFMPESGQPNYRYLMDNLFKYVIGTLELLVAENYMIVYLNGATTRRKMPSLGWLRKCYQQIDRRLRKNLKSLIIVHPSWFIRTLLAVTRPFISSKFSQKIRYVFNLAELAELVPMEYVGIPECIKQVDQELNGKQDEPKSEHIAGSSTVLPRTHFRPESGCPSIPNRVPTRG is encoded by the exons ATGGAAGGTGTGGAACTTAAAGAAGAATGGCAAGATGAAGATTTTCCAAT ACCTTTACCAGAGGATGATGGTATGGAAGCAGATATTTTAGCTGTAACTGGACCAGAGAGCCAGCCTG AAGTTAATGGaaataaagtcagaaagaaaCTCATGGCTCCAGACATTAGCCTGACCCTGGATCCTAGCGATGGCTCTGTGCTGTCAGATGATTTGGATGAAAGTGGGGAGATTGACTTAGATGGCTTAGACACACCATCGGAGAACAGTAATGAATTTGAGTGGGAAG atGATCTTCCAAAACCCAAAACTACTGAAATTATTAGGAAAGGCTCAATTACTGAATACACAGcagcagaggaaaaagaagatggacGACGCTGGCGTATGTTCAGAATTGGAGAACAGGACCACAGGGTTGATATGAAGGCAATTGAACCCTATAAAAAAGTTATCAGCCATGGAG gATATTATGGGGATGGATTAAATGCCATTGTTGTGTTTGCTGTCTGTTTTATGCCTGAAAGTGGTCAACCTAACTATAGATACCTGATGGACAATCTCTTTAA GTATGTTATTGGCACTTTGGAGCTGTTAGTAGCAGAAAACTACATGATAGTTTATTTAAACGGTGCTACAACTCGAAGAAAAATGCCCAGCCTGGGATGGCTGAGGAAGTGCTATCAGCAAATTGATAGAAG GTTACGGAAAAACCTAAAATCACTAATCATTGTACATCCCTCATGGTTTATCAGAACACTTCTAGCTGTTACAAGACCCTTTATTAG cTCAAAATTCAGCCAAAAAATTAGATACGTCTTTAATTTGGCAGAACTAGCGGAACTTGTCCCCATGGAATATGTTGGCATACCAGAATGCATAAAAca AGTTGATCAAGAGCTTAATGGAAAACAAGATGAACCGAAAAGTGAACA